The DNA region AACCACATCCTCTTAGTCTTCTgtgcttattttaatttaacaatatgCATACCTTAACTAAAGCTGTTAAGTGTTGACACTTGACACCTTGTTTATAACTAAACGAGTTGGTGTAAATCTCATTGTTTGGCCAATAACAACGGTTCAATCAAACTTCTTACCCACGGGTACAAACAAATGACTATTTGAATCTTGAACGAAAAATGAATCAGAGAGCAATACCTTGTGATGGTGTACACTGTTAAGAAGAAAAGTATAATCACGAGCAAGCTTTATTTTCTGTTGGATAGCCACACAGTCAGACAAATTTCGGTTGTTACGGAACTCTGAGGTTACAAATTCTATAAAATGTCTCTTGTTCTCTTCCTTCCCAATATGTTTCTTGACTGCCTTGAGAAGAAGGCGATAAATGTTAGCTGTTTGGAAGGCGTCGGATCTCATTTGTTTCTATCAATATCCACAACCTACTTCCCTGCATAGGATGGCACACATTATAGGAATCTTGTTagcagaaaaaattaaaattagaaaccTAAATGATGGGAGGGAGAAGGTATAAAAGAAAGATTACAACAGAAAGAGGAGTGCAAAATTTCATCCTAAATAGGtgcaaaaaaacaaagataaagaaAGTTGTATAGAATGAGGATCTTCAATTCCTTTGTGTATTTGATTCCATGACTAACAAAATATTGAGTACAAACTAGGATCAATCTTGGGTTTGGTAGAGTTCCTAACTCAATTTTACACTACAGCAATTTTCTTCATTAGAAAATCCTAGAAGACATGCAGAAAGAAGTTTATCATATGTTTATGTATAACAATTCCATTACAACATGCACTTACTCAATTTGTTGCATctcagaaaatattttacaaatgaTGCAACTAgttcaaaaaaaattgacttattGTGCTAAATGGTAGCCAAGATAATTCAAATTTGAAGTCATT from Glycine soja cultivar W05 chromosome 8, ASM419377v2, whole genome shotgun sequence includes:
- the LOC114421749 gene encoding uncharacterized protein LOC114421749, which translates into the protein MRSDAFQTANIYRLLLKAVKKHIGKEENKRHFIEFVTSEFRNNRNLSDCVAIQQKIKLARDYTFLLNSVHHHKDLLFSYNIAVDRSDEVKRTLGKSASSVGLQLPEVYQP